A window of the Pseudomonas sp. B21_DOA genome harbors these coding sequences:
- a CDS encoding SDR family oxidoreductase has translation MDNVSQAPLILITGGSRGVGAATARLAAAQGYDVVISYVASESAALAVVADIEALGRKGLAVRADSADPEQVAELFSAIDRSFGRIDVLVNNAGMLAKQSRMEDLGFERMQRIFAVNALGPILCAQQAVKRMSLRHGGTGGVVINISSASARLGSPNEYVDYAASKGALETFTIGFAKEVAREGIRVNCIRPGHIYTDMHASGGEPGRVDRVKESIPMGRGGQPEEVARAILWLASAEASFVTGTFLDVTGGK, from the coding sequence ATGGATAACGTTTCGCAGGCCCCGCTGATTCTGATCACCGGCGGCAGTCGCGGAGTCGGCGCCGCCACCGCCCGACTCGCCGCAGCACAAGGCTACGACGTTGTCATCAGCTACGTCGCCAGCGAGTCCGCCGCGCTGGCGGTGGTGGCGGATATCGAAGCGTTGGGACGCAAAGGCCTCGCGGTGCGTGCCGACAGTGCTGACCCCGAGCAAGTTGCTGAACTGTTCTCGGCCATTGATCGTTCATTCGGGCGTATCGACGTGCTGGTCAATAACGCTGGCATGCTGGCGAAACAGTCCCGCATGGAAGACCTGGGCTTCGAACGCATGCAGCGCATCTTCGCGGTCAATGCTCTGGGGCCGATCCTGTGCGCGCAGCAGGCGGTGAAGCGCATGTCTCTGCGCCACGGCGGAACGGGCGGCGTGGTGATCAATATTTCGTCCGCCTCCGCGCGCCTGGGCAGTCCCAATGAATACGTCGACTACGCAGCGTCGAAAGGCGCGCTGGAAACCTTCACCATCGGCTTTGCCAAGGAAGTCGCGCGGGAAGGGATCAGGGTCAACTGCATTCGCCCGGGGCACATCTATACCGACATGCACGCCAGCGGCGGCGAGCCGGGGCGGGTGGATCGCGTGAAGGAATCGATCCCGATGGGGCGGGGCGGTCAGCCGGAAGAGGTGGCGCGGGCCATCTTGTGGCTGGCCAGCGCGGAGGCCTCC